From Cellvibrio zantedeschiae, the proteins below share one genomic window:
- a CDS encoding FKBP-type peptidyl-prolyl cis-trans isomerase, giving the protein MHISADKVVSFHYNLKDVDGTLLETSYDADPTLYLHGHSNILAALESELDTKVVGDKVNVTLAPDQAYGERKEGAVQRVPIKHLHNHAALKNKLKPGSRVQVNTQHGPWEAVVLKVGKFNVDIDSNHPLAGKTLTFEIEVVDIREATSEELAHGHAHGAGGHHHD; this is encoded by the coding sequence ATGCACATTTCCGCTGACAAAGTAGTGAGTTTTCATTACAACTTAAAAGATGTTGATGGAACATTATTGGAAACATCTTATGATGCTGATCCAACTTTGTATCTTCATGGTCACAGTAATATTTTGGCCGCGCTTGAATCTGAATTAGATACTAAGGTCGTGGGAGACAAAGTAAATGTGACTTTGGCGCCCGATCAGGCGTATGGTGAGCGCAAAGAGGGTGCTGTTCAACGTGTCCCCATTAAACATTTGCATAATCATGCAGCGTTAAAAAATAAATTGAAGCCTGGTTCGCGTGTGCAAGTAAATACTCAGCATGGCCCATGGGAGGCTGTGGTGCTTAAAGTGGGTAAGTTCAATGTTGATATTGATAGTAACCATCCCTTGGCAGGTAAAACTTTAACTTTTGAAATAGAAGTTGTAGATATTCGTGAAGCAACTTCCGAGGAGTTAGCTCATGGTCACGCCCATGGAGCTGGCGGTCATCATCACGATTGA
- the gatB gene encoding Asp-tRNA(Asn)/Glu-tRNA(Gln) amidotransferase subunit GatB, which translates to MQWETVIGLEVHVQLATKTKIFSGASTAFGAEPNTQACAVDLALPGTLPVANEQAFRFATMFGLAVNAEIGKRSVFERKNYFYPDLPKGYQTTQLAEPIVGAGFVDLELEGGRTKRVRIHHAHLEEDAGKSLHEDFAGMSGIDLNRAGTPLIEVVTEPDMRSAEEAVAFAKKLHSIVTSLEICDGEMSQGSMRFDVNISVRPKGQEKLGTRTETKNLNSFKFMEEAIALEVERQIDVLEDGGKIKQETRLYNGDTKKARSMRSKEDSNDYRYFPCPDLLPVIIDDEYIESVRKQMPELPEAKRARFVEQYGLSDYDAGQITMDKFAAAYFEAATKISGEAKLTANWIMADLGAYLNRTEQRIDQSPVTPELLSGLVVRIKDGTLSSKIAKQVFEAITNGEGDADTIIETKGLKQVSDTGALEKIIDDILAANVAQVEGYRAAAEDKRAKMLGFFVGQAMKASKGQANPQALNELLLKKLNS; encoded by the coding sequence ATGCAATGGGAAACTGTTATTGGCTTGGAAGTTCACGTACAACTTGCCACCAAAACCAAAATTTTCTCTGGCGCTAGCACTGCATTCGGTGCGGAGCCAAACACCCAAGCTTGTGCTGTTGATTTGGCATTGCCAGGCACCTTGCCTGTTGCAAACGAACAAGCATTTCGTTTCGCCACCATGTTTGGCTTGGCGGTAAATGCAGAAATCGGTAAACGTTCTGTGTTCGAACGTAAAAACTATTTCTATCCAGACCTTCCAAAAGGTTATCAAACAACGCAACTCGCAGAACCGATTGTTGGCGCAGGCTTTGTTGATTTGGAATTGGAAGGCGGCCGCACCAAACGCGTTCGCATTCACCACGCGCACTTGGAAGAAGATGCAGGCAAATCCTTGCACGAAGATTTCGCCGGCATGAGCGGAATCGATTTAAACCGCGCAGGCACACCATTAATTGAAGTGGTAACTGAGCCCGATATGCGCAGCGCAGAAGAAGCTGTCGCTTTCGCAAAAAAATTACACTCAATCGTAACGTCGTTGGAAATTTGCGACGGCGAAATGAGCCAGGGCTCCATGCGTTTTGACGTAAATATTTCTGTACGACCCAAAGGCCAGGAAAAACTCGGCACCCGCACTGAAACCAAAAACTTAAACTCCTTTAAGTTTATGGAAGAAGCCATCGCACTCGAAGTTGAACGCCAGATTGATGTACTGGAAGACGGCGGAAAAATTAAACAGGAAACTCGCCTCTATAACGGCGACACCAAAAAAGCACGCTCAATGCGCAGCAAAGAAGACAGCAACGACTACCGCTACTTCCCCTGCCCTGATTTATTGCCGGTGATTATTGATGACGAATATATCGAATCAGTTCGCAAGCAGATGCCAGAATTACCCGAGGCAAAACGCGCGCGCTTTGTTGAGCAATATGGTTTGAGCGATTACGACGCAGGTCAAATCACCATGGATAAATTTGCAGCCGCTTATTTTGAAGCAGCGACAAAAATCTCCGGTGAAGCAAAACTGACTGCAAACTGGATCATGGCGGATTTGGGTGCTTATTTAAATCGCACTGAACAACGCATCGACCAATCTCCCGTTACACCGGAATTGCTTTCAGGTTTAGTGGTACGTATTAAAGACGGTACCTTGTCGAGCAAAATCGCCAAGCAAGTTTTTGAAGCCATCACTAATGGCGAAGGCGATGCCGATACCATTATCGAAACCAAAGGCTTAAAACAAGTTTCTGATACAGGTGCACTGGAGAAAATCATCGACGACATTCTCGCTGCCAATGTTGCGCAAGTAGAAGGTTACCGCGCAGCCGCTGAAGACAAACGTGCAAAAATGCTCGGTTTCTTTGTTGGCCAAGCGATGAAAGCGTCTAAAGGTCAAGCCAACCCACAAGCATTGAATGAATTGTTGCTGAAAAAATTAAATTCTTAA
- a CDS encoding RNA methyltransferase, which translates to MTESVVAKPFAYIGLVNPKSPENVGMVMRAAGCYEASKIFYTGTRFDRARQFFTDTKNSHEKIPLKHTEDLVAVVPEGAKIVAVELVEGATPLMYFEHPEHAFYIFGPEDGSLSQSVLDKCDHVVYVPTVGCMNLAASVNVVLYDRLAKSVGSAIEDRSIAENRDTNSRGVVVRK; encoded by the coding sequence ATGACTGAGTCTGTAGTAGCTAAACCCTTCGCCTATATTGGCCTTGTTAATCCCAAAAGCCCGGAAAATGTCGGTATGGTAATGCGTGCCGCTGGTTGTTACGAGGCAAGTAAAATATTTTATACGGGCACACGTTTCGATCGCGCTCGCCAATTTTTTACCGATACAAAAAACAGCCATGAAAAAATTCCGCTGAAGCATACGGAGGATTTGGTTGCGGTAGTGCCTGAAGGTGCAAAAATTGTTGCTGTCGAGCTCGTTGAAGGTGCAACGCCGCTCATGTATTTCGAGCATCCTGAACACGCTTTTTACATATTTGGTCCAGAAGATGGTTCGCTTTCGCAAAGTGTTTTGGATAAGTGCGATCACGTGGTTTATGTGCCCACCGTAGGCTGTATGAATTTGGCTGCGAGTGTAAATGTTGTGCTTTATGATCGTTTAGCAAAGTCTGTAGGTTCTGCAATTGAAGATAGGTCTATTGCAGAGAATCGTGATACAAATAGTCGGGGTGTGGTTGTTAGGAAGTAA
- a CDS encoding FIST C-terminal domain-containing protein, with amino-acid sequence MAFIAQQESVSTPLIWVSEQGTDKSLLDALTQILARGAQSLMILACSANNHSPRVLESSLQSYPIPICGGIFPSVFYADTKLDKGFILVGFPFVISVTNYDLSVNQTAPDFNSPLVRDAEQPQSSFDLLVFIDAMANATEPFINVLYETLGGGIDVIGGGAGSIDFKQRPCVFSRKGLLMNTALVVRLPVPMQCAVEHGWEVLNGPYLVTEAEDTKIKTLNYLPAFDVYKNVIEEIADYKFTKENFFQISQNFPLGILSINDDILVRDPIQVRGKELFCVGSVPVNSMIYILSGNDEHIVRAAENAGVLAHKESQTANQESLNFSLVFDCVSRVLYLGDKFPQEMAAIQRGLGGQRSIVGALSIGEIANTCRGTINLLNKSIVIGNI; translated from the coding sequence ATGGCGTTCATTGCACAGCAAGAGAGTGTTTCTACACCTCTTATTTGGGTTTCCGAGCAAGGCACAGATAAGTCTTTGCTGGATGCTTTGACCCAAATTCTTGCACGTGGAGCCCAAAGTCTAATGATTCTGGCCTGTAGCGCTAACAATCATTCCCCCCGAGTTCTTGAGTCCTCATTGCAGTCTTACCCAATACCAATTTGTGGAGGAATATTTCCTTCTGTTTTTTATGCAGATACAAAATTGGATAAGGGATTTATTTTGGTGGGATTTCCTTTCGTAATTTCCGTTACTAATTATGATCTTTCTGTTAATCAAACTGCTCCAGACTTTAATTCTCCGTTAGTTCGGGATGCTGAACAACCGCAAAGCTCGTTTGATCTATTGGTATTTATAGATGCTATGGCGAACGCTACCGAACCTTTTATTAATGTCCTCTACGAAACGTTGGGTGGTGGAATAGATGTAATTGGTGGTGGTGCCGGCTCGATTGATTTCAAACAGCGCCCCTGTGTATTTTCGCGGAAGGGTTTACTGATGAACACTGCTCTCGTTGTTCGTTTGCCAGTGCCTATGCAGTGTGCTGTTGAACATGGTTGGGAGGTTTTAAATGGCCCCTATTTAGTTACAGAGGCCGAAGATACCAAGATAAAAACATTAAATTATTTACCCGCGTTTGATGTTTATAAAAATGTAATTGAAGAAATTGCAGATTATAAATTTACAAAAGAAAATTTTTTTCAAATATCGCAAAACTTCCCTTTGGGAATACTAAGCATTAATGACGACATATTGGTTCGTGATCCCATCCAGGTTCGTGGCAAAGAATTATTTTGTGTCGGGTCTGTGCCTGTAAACTCCATGATTTATATTTTAAGCGGAAATGACGAGCATATTGTTCGAGCAGCCGAAAATGCAGGCGTACTTGCACATAAAGAATCGCAAACTGCCAATCAGGAGTCCTTGAATTTCAGTTTGGTGTTTGATTGCGTGAGCCGCGTTCTTTATTTGGGTGATAAGTTTCCGCAAGAGATGGCAGCAATACAGCGTGGGCTTGGCGGCCAGCGATCAATTGTTGGTGCGCTCTCCATTGGCGAGATTGCAAATACCTGTCGCGGTACAATAAATCTATTAAATAAATCCATTGTTATTGGGAATATATAA
- a CDS encoding sulfurtransferase TusA family protein — MKDQEAGIPAALKVVESAAALNCPVNLEVDARQLACPLPLLKAKQGLRALAVGELLRVWSTDAGSLKDFVSFAHITGQVLEGFYGQDGYYCFLIRKQS; from the coding sequence TTGAAAGATCAGGAAGCAGGCATCCCCGCTGCATTAAAGGTAGTAGAATCTGCAGCGGCTTTAAATTGTCCGGTCAATTTAGAGGTCGATGCGCGCCAGTTGGCTTGTCCATTACCCCTATTGAAAGCCAAGCAAGGCTTGCGCGCTTTAGCGGTGGGCGAGTTACTACGGGTTTGGTCGACTGATGCCGGGTCGCTCAAAGACTTCGTGTCTTTTGCGCATATAACAGGGCAGGTATTGGAAGGTTTTTACGGGCAAGACGGTTACTATTGCTTCCTTATACGTAAGCAATCTTAA
- a CDS encoding M48 family metalloprotease, which translates to MNRLIRQLVLACGRCALAAAALAAAFTYASNDIELPVLGDTSSAMISPVQERILGQRVLKAYRSQVPTSSDPLVIDYLENLIGRLLPYSQLEDKRVDLVVVKNDTLNAFAVPGGIIGMHTGVFNYAKTENQLAAILAHEMGHLSQRHYARRLEQQKNMMMPMLAGMLAGLVLAANSNGDGGMAAIMATQAATEAASLRFSRENEQEADRIGMQTMYQAKLDPYAASDMFEEMLHATRSSRRPPEYLLTHPVTERRVSDARNRAMAHPRTAYPDNLEFQLMRSRIRFELEETPQTAIKRFKNELDGDNLSPDASRYGLAMAYSAAGQFDAARTALKPLLEKDPTRITYLIMSADIDVAAERFKPALDLLESQLKLNPESYPLNIRYAEASMKAGQYKQSAELLERYSRKRKNDDYLWYLLAEVNGLNGDILGVHEARAEYFIANGIYDKAQIHLRNALKLAKGQFQRTSILEERLKYVEHEMLEMRNQ; encoded by the coding sequence GTGAACCGACTTATCCGACAGCTAGTACTTGCCTGTGGCCGTTGCGCCTTGGCAGCTGCCGCCTTAGCCGCCGCGTTTACCTATGCATCAAATGATATCGAACTACCTGTACTGGGCGATACCAGCTCTGCAATGATTTCACCTGTACAAGAGCGGATATTGGGGCAGCGTGTCCTTAAAGCTTACCGCAGCCAAGTGCCCACCTCTTCAGACCCGCTCGTAATCGATTATCTTGAAAACCTGATTGGCCGACTCTTGCCTTACAGCCAACTGGAAGACAAGCGCGTTGATCTGGTGGTCGTTAAAAACGATACACTCAATGCCTTTGCTGTACCTGGCGGCATCATTGGAATGCACACCGGTGTATTCAACTACGCCAAAACCGAGAACCAGCTAGCAGCTATTCTCGCCCATGAAATGGGCCACTTGAGCCAACGCCACTATGCCCGCCGGCTCGAACAACAAAAGAATATGATGATGCCCATGCTTGCCGGCATGTTGGCAGGTTTGGTTTTAGCCGCAAACAGTAACGGCGACGGCGGTATGGCCGCGATTATGGCCACCCAAGCGGCAACCGAAGCTGCGTCCTTGCGCTTTAGCCGTGAAAACGAGCAAGAAGCTGACCGTATAGGCATGCAGACCATGTATCAAGCCAAGCTTGATCCTTACGCTGCTTCAGATATGTTTGAAGAAATGCTGCATGCGACCCGCTCAAGTCGCCGCCCACCAGAATATTTGCTGACTCACCCGGTAACCGAGCGCCGTGTTTCCGATGCACGTAACCGCGCCATGGCTCATCCGCGCACAGCCTATCCGGACAACCTTGAGTTTCAACTTATGCGTTCACGCATAAGGTTTGAACTTGAGGAGACGCCACAAACAGCAATTAAACGCTTTAAGAATGAGCTGGATGGTGACAATTTATCGCCCGATGCCAGCCGTTACGGCTTGGCTATGGCCTATTCGGCTGCCGGACAATTTGATGCTGCACGCACGGCGCTCAAACCGCTACTCGAAAAAGACCCAACGCGAATAACCTATCTGATCATGAGCGCAGATATAGATGTTGCGGCAGAGCGATTCAAACCCGCACTCGATTTACTGGAAAGCCAGCTCAAGCTCAATCCAGAAAGCTATCCGCTCAATATTCGCTATGCCGAGGCCAGCATGAAAGCCGGCCAATACAAGCAGAGCGCAGAACTGCTTGAACGCTATTCGCGCAAACGCAAGAACGATGATTACTTATGGTACTTGTTGGCCGAAGTAAACGGCTTGAATGGCGATATTCTAGGAGTTCACGAGGCTCGTGCCGAATATTTCATCGCCAACGGCATTTATGACAAGGCGCAAATCCACCTGCGCAATGCTCTCAAACTCGCCAAAGGCCAGTTCCAACGCACCTCAATTCTGGAGGAGCGCCTTAAATACGTAGAGCATGAAATGCTGGAAATGCGTAACCAGTAA
- the gatA gene encoding Asp-tRNA(Asn)/Glu-tRNA(Gln) amidotransferase subunit GatA, with product MHQLTIAELVKGLRNKDFSSVEVTQHYLDRIARLDKTYNSYITTTPALALAQASAADKRLAAGNAPALCGVPIAHKDIFCTIGVRTSCASKMLDNFIAPYNATIVENYLDSGVVMLGKTNMDEFAMGSSNETSYYGPVKNPWATDCVPGGSSGGSAAAVAAHLAPAATASDTGGSIRQPAAHCGLTGIKPTYGRVSRWGMIAFASSLDQAGILSRTAEDAAILLNDMASYDTKDSTSVDREVPDYTATLNDSLKGLRIGVPKEYFGEGLNPQTAAHVEAAIKVYESLGATIHSISLPHTNLSVPAYYVIAPAECSANLSRMDGVRYGHRCENPKDLNDLYMRSRSEGFGDEVKRRILVGAYALSAGYYDAYYSKAQKVRRLIKQDFVDAFQSVDVILGPTSPSPAFQFGSKSKDPVAMYLEDIYTIATNLAGLPGLSIPCGFVDSKPVGLQLIGNFFAEAQLLNAAHQFQQATNFHQQTAPGIE from the coding sequence ATGCATCAGTTAACCATTGCCGAGCTTGTAAAAGGTCTACGCAACAAAGACTTTTCCAGCGTTGAAGTTACCCAGCATTATCTCGACCGCATTGCGCGCCTCGATAAAACCTACAATTCTTATATCACCACTACGCCCGCACTTGCACTCGCACAAGCCTCTGCTGCAGATAAGCGTTTAGCAGCTGGCAATGCGCCCGCACTCTGCGGAGTGCCTATCGCACACAAAGATATTTTTTGCACGATTGGTGTTCGCACATCATGTGCATCCAAAATGCTCGATAATTTTATCGCGCCCTACAACGCGACCATCGTTGAAAATTATTTGGATTCCGGCGTAGTCATGTTGGGCAAAACCAACATGGATGAATTCGCAATGGGCTCATCCAATGAAACAAGTTATTACGGCCCCGTGAAAAATCCTTGGGCAACTGACTGTGTTCCCGGTGGATCTTCTGGCGGTTCTGCGGCAGCGGTTGCTGCACATTTAGCACCAGCAGCAACTGCATCTGACACCGGCGGTTCGATTCGCCAGCCAGCTGCTCACTGTGGTTTAACAGGCATCAAACCAACCTATGGCCGCGTTTCTCGCTGGGGCATGATTGCGTTTGCGTCGAGCCTGGATCAAGCCGGTATTTTGTCGCGCACCGCAGAAGACGCTGCGATTTTATTGAACGACATGGCGAGCTATGACACAAAAGATTCCACCAGTGTTGATCGCGAAGTGCCTGACTACACCGCAACTTTAAATGATTCATTGAAAGGTTTGCGCATCGGTGTACCTAAAGAATATTTCGGTGAAGGCTTGAATCCGCAAACTGCTGCGCATGTTGAAGCGGCGATAAAAGTTTACGAAAGCTTGGGCGCAACGATTCACAGCATCAGTTTGCCGCATACAAATCTTTCAGTACCGGCTTACTACGTAATCGCCCCGGCAGAATGCTCTGCAAACTTGTCGCGTATGGACGGTGTGCGTTACGGCCATCGCTGTGAAAATCCAAAAGATTTAAATGACCTTTATATGCGTTCACGCAGCGAAGGTTTTGGCGATGAAGTGAAGCGCCGCATTCTCGTGGGCGCTTATGCATTGTCTGCCGGTTATTACGATGCCTACTACAGCAAAGCACAAAAAGTTCGCCGCTTGATCAAACAAGATTTCGTTGATGCCTTCCAAAGTGTCGATGTCATTCTCGGCCCAACTTCACCGTCGCCTGCATTTCAATTTGGCTCAAAATCGAAAGACCCAGTTGCCATGTATTTAGAAGATATTTACACCATCGCAACTAATTTGGCGGGCTTGCCCGGCTTATCAATCCCCTGCGGATTTGTGGATAGCAAACCTGTTGGCTTGCAATTGATCGGCAATTTCTTTGCCGAAGCGCAATTATTAAATGCTGCGCATCAATTCCAACAAGCAACCAACTTCCACCAACAAACTGCACCAGGCATTGAGTAA
- a CDS encoding putative bifunctional diguanylate cyclase/phosphodiesterase, with amino-acid sequence MAIGNGLDLHEMLQSFIRVSIARLDLSSAHLFLFCDENNEPIHYVGETADCQLSHYLSIPAQFLGKAWADNPMLCGIVQAHLGQNDLLSVVHFNGKVYQSFTIPEHGVIIFESIVEIEPTIQKSLQPILKKLALSCYACLVHQSLAKEMAARRCAEEKIAHQAAHDELTQLFNRRTLTDNLKKAIAYCNENNKFGALIFIDLNQFKSINDVMGHDVGDKILKEVANRLKGITRGKDTVARFGGDEFIILLPDLGDYEQVAEQIVNRTAVRILDVIEEPFSVGDLVYNVSCSMGFEIFPVVDNSSCDIIKNADLAMYEAKTLRQRVALRYNSSMSEKLNMRSAYVAELKNALKNNEFVLYYQPQYDFDHQIIGAEALLRWNNPKRIQESPEIYIPIAEDSELILAIGDWVLHESCRQLKILQEAGLPESFKKLSVNVSAKQLGQENFFDNICRAIKTSGVNAGQMTIEITENILISRIHDAMNLIAQLGDIGVDCAIDDFGTGYSSLTYLRRLPSSLIKIDRNFVRDIHKDEENRSIAKMIIALGENLDMDILAEGVESAEELQCLKDLGCTQYQGFYFSHPLPFDQFSVLAKSRYLEAC; translated from the coding sequence ATGGCTATTGGAAATGGCCTCGATTTACATGAAATGCTTCAATCGTTTATCCGTGTCTCTATTGCTCGTTTGGATTTGAGTAGCGCACATTTATTTTTATTTTGCGACGAAAATAATGAGCCTATTCATTATGTGGGTGAGACTGCAGATTGCCAGTTATCGCACTATCTAAGTATTCCGGCACAATTTTTAGGTAAGGCTTGGGCTGACAATCCAATGCTGTGCGGTATTGTTCAAGCTCACTTGGGACAGAATGACTTATTGTCTGTTGTTCACTTTAACGGAAAGGTTTATCAAAGTTTTACTATCCCCGAACATGGGGTCATTATTTTTGAAAGTATTGTAGAAATTGAGCCGACTATCCAAAAATCTTTGCAACCGATTTTGAAAAAACTGGCGTTGAGTTGTTATGCCTGTCTCGTGCATCAGTCTCTCGCAAAAGAAATGGCTGCACGTAGATGCGCAGAAGAAAAAATTGCCCACCAAGCTGCTCACGACGAGCTGACGCAACTTTTTAATCGCAGAACTCTGACGGATAATCTTAAAAAAGCTATTGCCTACTGTAATGAAAATAACAAGTTTGGTGCCCTGATCTTTATCGATCTAAACCAGTTTAAATCGATTAACGATGTAATGGGGCATGATGTTGGTGACAAAATATTAAAAGAGGTTGCTAATAGATTAAAGGGCATTACACGCGGTAAGGATACGGTTGCTCGCTTTGGTGGCGATGAATTTATCATCCTATTGCCAGACTTAGGCGATTATGAGCAAGTTGCCGAACAAATTGTAAATAGAACAGCAGTGCGCATCCTTGATGTTATCGAAGAGCCTTTCTCTGTAGGGGATTTGGTTTATAACGTTAGTTGCAGCATGGGCTTTGAGATTTTTCCTGTCGTCGATAATTCTTCATGCGATATTATCAAGAATGCCGACCTTGCGATGTACGAGGCCAAAACATTGCGGCAGCGTGTGGCCTTGCGTTATAACTCGAGCATGTCAGAAAAGCTCAATATGCGCTCTGCATACGTAGCAGAGCTTAAAAATGCCCTGAAAAACAATGAATTTGTTCTCTACTATCAGCCGCAATACGATTTTGACCATCAAATCATTGGTGCTGAAGCCTTGTTGCGTTGGAATAACCCAAAACGTATTCAGGAATCTCCGGAAATTTATATTCCCATAGCAGAAGACAGCGAGCTGATCCTTGCGATTGGTGACTGGGTTTTGCATGAGTCGTGTCGGCAGTTAAAAATTCTGCAGGAAGCTGGGTTGCCGGAAAGCTTTAAGAAGTTATCTGTCAACGTAAGTGCAAAGCAGTTGGGGCAAGAAAATTTCTTCGATAACATTTGCCGCGCTATAAAAACCTCGGGTGTGAACGCTGGCCAAATGACAATTGAGATTACTGAAAATATTTTAATTAGTCGCATTCATGATGCAATGAATTTAATTGCCCAATTGGGTGATATCGGTGTGGACTGTGCTATTGATGATTTTGGTACTGGCTATTCTTCGTTAACTTATTTGCGCCGCTTGCCATCGAGTCTGATAAAAATCGACAGAAATTTTGTGCGTGATATTCATAAAGATGAAGAAAATCGTTCTATTGCCAAAATGATTATTGCGCTCGGCGAAAATTTGGATATGGATATTTTGGCTGAAGGTGTTGAGTCTGCAGAGGAGTTGCAATGTTTGAAAGATTTGGGGTGCACCCAGTACCAGGGGTTTTATTTTTCACATCCTTTGCCTTTTGATCAATTTAGTGTGCTGGCAAAATCGCGTTATTTAGAAGCTTGTTAA
- a CDS encoding PA4642 family protein has translation MSLRKDKEKVLGEIFDEERIKTFLEFTAPTGINADFHLLEKAYRGMRGENFTTFVRLFKEAGRDLNAVGPEGKTFLQTIKTHRNGEEYVIALEAAGAK, from the coding sequence ATGAGTTTACGTAAAGACAAAGAGAAAGTACTGGGCGAAATTTTTGATGAAGAGCGCATCAAAACCTTTTTGGAATTTACCGCACCCACAGGAATAAACGCAGATTTTCATCTTTTAGAAAAAGCCTACCGCGGCATGCGTGGTGAAAACTTCACAACCTTCGTGAGATTATTCAAAGAAGCTGGTCGCGATTTAAATGCAGTCGGCCCTGAAGGAAAGACCTTTTTGCAAACTATTAAGACTCACCGCAATGGCGAGGAATACGTGATTGCATTAGAGGCTGCCGGAGCCAAGTAA
- the gatC gene encoding Asp-tRNA(Asn)/Glu-tRNA(Gln) amidotransferase subunit GatC: MAVDRSDIAKLANLARIAISDDAADEVANRISTVLALVDQLQAVNTDGVLPMAHPLDAVQRLRADVVTEPNERELYQSIAPAVQDGLYLVPQVIE, from the coding sequence ATGGCTGTAGATCGTTCTGATATCGCAAAACTCGCCAATCTGGCGCGCATCGCCATCTCTGATGACGCTGCCGATGAAGTGGCAAACCGTATTTCTACCGTGCTCGCGCTGGTTGACCAGCTGCAAGCTGTAAATACCGATGGCGTATTGCCAATGGCGCATCCGCTGGATGCCGTACAACGCTTGCGTGCAGATGTGGTGACTGAGCCAAATGAGCGCGAACTTTACCAATCCATTGCACCTGCCGTGCAAGACGGTTTGTACTTGGTGCCCCAAGTTATTGAGTAA